The following coding sequences lie in one Bordetella genomosp. 9 genomic window:
- a CDS encoding carboxymuconolactone decarboxylase family protein: MGKDESFEKGLRNRREVLGNDWVERSLARATTFTAEFQNLITRYAWDEIWSRPGLPRKTRRIMVLTTTMAMGRWEEFELHVRAALAAADDTRLTPDELKEVLLQNAIYAGVPAANTAFNLAQNILRDVAGDIGYALTPASPRDPK; this comes from the coding sequence ATGGGCAAGGACGAGAGTTTCGAAAAGGGATTGCGCAACCGGCGGGAAGTGCTGGGAAACGACTGGGTCGAACGATCCCTGGCGCGCGCGACGACGTTTACCGCGGAGTTCCAGAACCTGATTACGCGCTACGCGTGGGACGAAATATGGAGCCGCCCCGGCTTGCCCCGCAAGACCCGCCGCATCATGGTGCTGACGACGACCATGGCGATGGGCCGCTGGGAGGAATTCGAGCTCCATGTCAGGGCGGCCCTTGCCGCGGCGGACGACACGCGGCTGACGCCCGATGAACTGAAGGAAGTGCTGCTGCAGAACGCGATCTATGCCGGCGTGCCGGCGGCCAATACGGCCTTCAATCTTGCGCAGAATATTCTGCGCGACGTGGCCGGCGACATCGGCTATGCCTTGACGCCAGCATCGCCGCGAGACCCGAAATGA
- a CDS encoding HpcH/HpaI aldolase/citrate lyase family protein yields the protein MKSKLFVPASRPELFPKAMRSAADAISFDLEDAVAPERKDEARTILAKWLQAEMAHDFPGHGKKIIVRVNGADTPLFHADLQALAAAPVDILNVPKLESAADVQAVAKTLLEAGFRGGLLVNIETPAALANAAAIASAHEMVCGLQLGLGDLFEPLGIARYVPETLRHVMLALRLAAGASGKYVLDGAYPNVADQDGFRAEARLSRSLGFLGKSCIHPTQIAIANEVYAYSSEEIAQARRIVQASRAQAGTGAFLLDGKMIDAPFVRRAKDILLASGQA from the coding sequence ATGAAAAGCAAACTTTTCGTCCCCGCTTCGCGGCCCGAACTGTTCCCCAAGGCGATGCGCAGCGCGGCAGACGCCATTTCCTTCGATCTCGAGGATGCCGTGGCGCCGGAACGCAAGGACGAGGCTCGCACCATCCTGGCCAAGTGGCTACAAGCCGAGATGGCGCACGACTTTCCCGGACACGGCAAAAAAATTATCGTCCGTGTCAACGGCGCGGACACACCCCTCTTTCATGCCGATCTGCAAGCCCTTGCGGCGGCCCCGGTCGATATCCTGAACGTCCCCAAGCTCGAAAGCGCCGCGGATGTGCAGGCGGTGGCGAAGACGCTATTGGAAGCCGGCTTCCGGGGCGGCCTGCTGGTGAACATCGAAACCCCTGCCGCGCTTGCGAACGCCGCCGCCATTGCGTCGGCGCACGAGATGGTGTGCGGTCTTCAGCTGGGGCTGGGCGACCTGTTCGAGCCGCTCGGCATTGCGCGCTACGTACCGGAGACCCTGCGTCACGTCATGCTTGCCCTGCGCTTGGCAGCCGGCGCCAGCGGCAAGTATGTGCTGGACGGGGCATATCCCAATGTGGCGGACCAGGACGGTTTCCGCGCCGAGGCGCGCCTGTCGCGTTCGCTGGGATTCCTCGGCAAATCGTGCATCCATCCCACACAGATCGCCATCGCCAACGAGGTGTACGCCTATAGCAGCGAAGAGATCGCGCAAGCCCGCCGCATCGTGCAAGCCAGCCGCGCGCAGGCAGGGACAGGAGCGTTTTTGCTGGACGGCAAGATGATCGACGCCCCGTTCGTGCGCCGCGCCAAAGACATTCTGCTCGCTTCGGGCCAAGCGTGA
- a CDS encoding VOC family protein: MRLDLLINIDVDDIARAEAFYRDAFGLRAGRRFGADAVEMLGARVPIYLLRKAAGTAPAPRPAAKRSYERHWTPVHLDFVVTDCDAAVARAVASGARVETPAATQSWGRIAGLVDPFGHGLCILQFIGRGYDAISDCASPPPGQGRPETDNAAAPGGE; this comes from the coding sequence ATGCGCTTGGATCTGCTGATCAACATCGACGTCGACGACATCGCGCGGGCAGAGGCCTTCTATCGCGATGCCTTCGGACTGCGCGCAGGCCGGCGCTTCGGCGCCGATGCCGTTGAAATGCTCGGCGCCCGGGTGCCTATCTACCTGCTGCGTAAGGCCGCGGGCACAGCGCCGGCCCCACGCCCGGCCGCCAAGCGCAGCTATGAGCGCCACTGGACACCCGTGCATCTGGACTTCGTGGTGACGGACTGCGATGCGGCTGTGGCGCGCGCCGTAGCGAGCGGCGCCAGGGTGGAGACGCCCGCGGCCACGCAATCCTGGGGCCGGATCGCCGGCCTGGTCGATCCCTTCGGCCACGGCTTGTGCATCCTTCAGTTCATCGGGCGCGGTTACGATGCGATCAGCGATTGTGCATCGCCGCCACCTGGGCAAGGGCGGCCGGAAACCGACAATGCCGCGGCGCCGGGCGGCGAGTGA
- a CDS encoding response regulator transcription factor, with protein sequence MRVLVIEDDTTLGHALQEFLADQGYAVDWLTDGDKVLGALAGQPYDLLLLDLNLPGMSGLDVLRQLRADGNQVPVLILTARDGLEDRVAGLDAGADDYVTKPFDLPELAARVRAFGRRRSGQAQPLIEVGPLVFDTVGREVRVNGERLSLSVRELSVLEMLMARVGRVVTKRQIVNSLSAWDADFSENAVEVYVYRLRKRLEGTGASIQTVRGFGYLLDVEMAGSA encoded by the coding sequence ATGCGAGTACTGGTAATCGAAGACGACACAACCCTGGGCCATGCGCTGCAGGAGTTTCTGGCCGACCAGGGGTATGCGGTCGATTGGCTAACCGATGGCGACAAGGTTCTTGGCGCCCTGGCTGGCCAACCTTACGATCTGCTTCTGCTCGATCTCAATCTTCCCGGCATGAGCGGCCTCGATGTCCTGCGCCAACTGCGCGCGGACGGCAACCAGGTCCCCGTGCTCATATTGACGGCCCGTGACGGATTGGAAGACCGCGTCGCGGGGCTGGATGCCGGCGCCGACGACTACGTCACCAAACCCTTTGACCTGCCCGAACTGGCGGCGCGCGTGCGTGCGTTCGGCCGGCGCCGCAGCGGCCAGGCGCAGCCCTTGATCGAGGTCGGCCCGCTGGTCTTCGATACGGTAGGCCGCGAAGTCAGGGTCAATGGCGAGCGTCTGTCGCTGTCCGTCCGGGAACTGTCCGTCCTGGAGATGCTGATGGCCCGGGTAGGCCGTGTCGTCACCAAGCGCCAGATCGTCAATTCCTTGTCCGCCTGGGATGCCGACTTCAGCGAGAACGCCGTGGAGGTCTACGTGTACCGCTTGCGCAAGCGCCTCGAAGGCACGGGCGCCAGCATCCAGACGGTGCGCGGCTTCGGCTACCTTCTGGACGTGGAAATGGCCGGTTCGGCCTGA
- a CDS encoding CaiB/BaiF CoA transferase family protein, translating into MTQATSQLPLSGIRVLDLSAYIAGPYGCALLGDMGAEIIKVEPPEGDNLRKYPSTLAAESRAFLGINRNKRGICLDLKTEAGYEVLRRLVVRADVLVHNFRPGVPERLRIDFATLHALNPRLIYCAMTGYGAVGPMARQPGYDQVLQAMTGMCASQAKPGGPPEILYGSVVDYYGAALISNAVSAALYQREKTGAGQAIDVSLLGSALAMQSARLVWAEGEPRHIERDMRSGGITGIHPTQEGYIYISANTPHFWRSLCEHLGLSELADDPEYDTVKKRAARANELIPRVRAALARDSAKAWAERFGQSVPCAVVNPVEDMFDHPQVQAMGFMGEYRNPQAGAYQGLRRWAVFGDDIGAAPDPAAEGAPALGQHTRDILSELGYADNEIESLLGSAAAR; encoded by the coding sequence ATGACGCAAGCCACTTCCCAACTGCCCTTGTCGGGCATTCGCGTGCTCGACCTCAGCGCCTACATTGCCGGCCCCTATGGCTGCGCGTTGCTGGGCGACATGGGCGCGGAGATCATCAAAGTCGAACCGCCGGAAGGCGACAACCTGCGCAAGTATCCTTCCACGCTGGCCGCCGAAAGCCGCGCCTTCCTGGGCATCAACCGGAACAAGCGCGGCATCTGCCTCGACCTGAAAACCGAGGCGGGCTACGAGGTGCTGCGCCGGCTGGTGGTTCGGGCGGACGTCCTGGTCCACAACTTCCGGCCCGGCGTGCCGGAACGCCTGCGTATCGACTTTGCTACCCTGCACGCCCTCAATCCCCGCCTGATCTACTGCGCAATGACCGGCTACGGCGCCGTGGGCCCGATGGCAAGGCAGCCTGGCTACGATCAGGTGCTGCAGGCGATGACCGGCATGTGCGCATCGCAAGCCAAACCCGGCGGCCCGCCGGAAATCCTGTACGGGTCCGTGGTCGACTATTACGGCGCAGCGCTCATTTCCAACGCCGTATCGGCTGCGCTGTACCAGCGCGAGAAGACCGGCGCAGGCCAGGCCATCGACGTCTCGCTCTTGGGAAGCGCCCTGGCCATGCAGTCCGCCCGACTGGTCTGGGCCGAAGGCGAGCCACGCCACATCGAACGCGATATGCGGTCCGGCGGAATCACGGGCATTCATCCCACTCAAGAAGGCTACATCTATATTTCGGCGAACACCCCGCACTTCTGGCGATCGCTCTGCGAGCACCTCGGATTGAGCGAATTGGCCGACGACCCCGAGTACGACACGGTGAAAAAACGTGCGGCTCGCGCCAATGAACTGATTCCGCGAGTACGCGCCGCGCTGGCCCGCGATAGCGCGAAGGCCTGGGCCGAGCGGTTTGGCCAGAGCGTGCCGTGCGCCGTCGTCAATCCCGTGGAAGACATGTTCGACCATCCGCAGGTGCAGGCCATGGGTTTCATGGGGGAGTATCGCAATCCACAGGCGGGCGCGTATCAGGGCTTGCGCCGCTGGGCGGTATTCGGCGACGACATCGGCGCCGCCCCCGACCCCGCGGCCGAAGGCGCGCCGGCGCTGGGCCAGCATACGCGCGACATCCTCAGCGAACTCGGCTACGCGGACAACGAAATCGAATCCCTGTTGGGAAGCGCCGCCGCCCGCTAA
- a CDS encoding MotA/TolQ/ExbB proton channel family protein, translating into MSIAHHIAMVLAQAMPAAPADAGAGPAAAQAPAAVGEAAGNALQGAAPLPAPDMGIMHFVAQSDIVGKTLFVILILMSLVTWYLILVKAGHSMVIRSRSRDFLNKFWNAGSLEQVEHEIATHGARDPFSHLAAHAMHAQAHHAKYGATKLAEAGSNGEFVTRTMRKVIDEETAKLENGLTVLASVGSTAPFVGLFGTVWGVYHALVGIGLADGVTINRIAGPVGEALIMTGLGLAVAIPAVLAYNAFVRKNRVFLSRLDAFAHDLFAFLTTGQQVAVSDSKVRAMRRTGAVNGVNGVRGSE; encoded by the coding sequence ATGTCAATCGCACATCACATTGCCATGGTGCTGGCGCAGGCGATGCCTGCGGCGCCGGCCGACGCTGGCGCAGGACCCGCGGCGGCGCAGGCGCCGGCTGCGGTCGGAGAGGCCGCCGGCAATGCGCTGCAGGGCGCCGCGCCGCTGCCCGCGCCGGACATGGGCATCATGCACTTCGTCGCACAGAGCGATATCGTGGGCAAGACGCTGTTCGTCATTCTGATCCTGATGTCGCTGGTGACGTGGTACCTGATCCTGGTGAAGGCCGGTCATAGCATGGTGATCCGATCCCGATCGCGGGACTTCCTGAACAAGTTCTGGAACGCGGGATCGCTGGAGCAGGTCGAGCATGAAATCGCGACCCACGGCGCGCGGGATCCCTTCTCGCACCTGGCCGCGCATGCGATGCACGCCCAGGCGCACCACGCCAAGTACGGCGCCACCAAGCTTGCCGAAGCCGGCTCCAACGGGGAATTCGTCACGCGGACGATGCGCAAGGTCATCGACGAAGAGACCGCCAAGCTGGAGAACGGCCTGACCGTACTGGCGTCGGTGGGTTCCACCGCACCGTTCGTCGGCCTGTTCGGCACGGTCTGGGGCGTCTACCACGCCCTGGTCGGAATCGGCCTGGCCGATGGGGTAACCATCAACCGCATCGCCGGACCCGTGGGCGAGGCGCTGATCATGACGGGACTGGGCCTGGCGGTGGCCATCCCCGCCGTGCTCGCCTACAACGCCTTCGTCCGGAAGAACCGCGTGTTCCTGTCGCGCCTGGACGCCTTCGCGCACGACTTGTTCGCGTTCCTGACGACGGGGCAGCAGGTGGCGGTTTCCGACAGCAAGGTGCGCGCAATGCGCCGCACGGGCGCCGTCAACGGCGTGAACGGCGTGCGCGGGAGCGAATAA
- a CDS encoding tripartite tricarboxylate transporter substrate binding protein gives MKSQQRKGVAVLAAALAILGLHGAAVAAEYPAQPITLVVPYSAGGGADNAARIIAQGLSEVAKQSVIIENKGGASGSIGAAYVARSAPDGYTVLYDASAFAINAVVRKLPYDPKKDFIPVSQAVSVPNVLVASVDSPFKSVQDFVASAKKQPGKHTFASYGPGSLAQMAGELLKKDASLELVHIPYKGGAPALVDVMSGQVDVYFANAASSINYISGKKLRALAVTSGQRMAELPDVPTMAESGFKDFNVEEWNGFFVPAGTPPAVVARLQTMVQQTLARPDIREKLAKLGLTPVGSSAEEFAKFVESEEKRWADVAKSNNITVN, from the coding sequence TTGAAATCGCAACAACGCAAAGGCGTGGCCGTACTGGCGGCCGCGCTCGCGATCCTGGGCCTGCATGGCGCCGCGGTCGCGGCGGAGTATCCCGCGCAACCCATCACGCTGGTGGTGCCCTACTCGGCCGGCGGCGGCGCCGACAACGCCGCGCGGATCATCGCGCAAGGCCTGAGCGAAGTCGCCAAGCAAAGCGTCATCATCGAGAACAAAGGCGGCGCCAGCGGCTCCATCGGCGCCGCGTACGTGGCCCGATCGGCGCCTGACGGCTACACCGTGCTTTACGATGCATCGGCTTTCGCCATCAACGCCGTGGTGCGCAAGCTGCCCTACGATCCCAAGAAGGACTTCATTCCCGTGTCGCAGGCCGTCAGCGTTCCCAACGTCTTGGTGGCATCGGTAGACTCGCCCTTCAAAAGCGTGCAGGATTTCGTCGCCTCGGCGAAGAAGCAGCCCGGCAAGCATACGTTCGCTTCCTACGGTCCCGGCAGCCTGGCTCAAATGGCGGGCGAGCTGCTGAAGAAAGACGCCTCGCTTGAACTGGTGCACATCCCGTACAAAGGCGGCGCCCCGGCCCTCGTCGATGTGATGAGCGGCCAGGTCGACGTCTATTTCGCCAACGCGGCGTCCAGCATCAACTACATCAGCGGCAAGAAGCTGCGCGCGCTGGCGGTCACCTCGGGCCAGCGCATGGCCGAACTGCCCGACGTGCCGACCATGGCCGAAAGCGGCTTCAAGGACTTCAACGTCGAAGAGTGGAACGGGTTCTTCGTGCCTGCCGGCACGCCGCCGGCGGTAGTGGCCAGACTTCAGACCATGGTGCAGCAAACGCTGGCGCGCCCGGACATCCGCGAGAAACTGGCCAAGCTGGGGTTGACGCCCGTGGGCAGCTCGGCCGAGGAATTCGCGAAGTTCGTGGAAAGCGAAGAGAAGCGCTGGGCCGACGTGGCCAAAAGCAATAACATCACGGTGAACTGA
- a CDS encoding sensor histidine kinase, with amino-acid sequence MPAILFLVMLDLAATWVMTHKFDMTLWELEDFFLLMVLGQVVLMGLFAWVVVHGVRSGLRSVNLLSEEIRQRSIDDMQPLEVAGVPVEMEPLVLHTNDLLARLDASLAAQRRFIGHAAHQLRTPLSGLRLESELMLARPLPDDVRARAERIKAVSDRMIRLGQQLLVLARADPNARPQDSFVRVDLCEWARASGAEWIPRVRAAQFELDLNAPDSPVWVDADPLLLDELLGNLIDNALRYGRKGGRITLNVGGNPPSLTVMDDGPGIPPEDQDRVFEAFYRSPSATAGGSGLGLAIVREIAHAHGAWWKLSSRPEFPGTRLTVVFPGPRKGAQLTRHDIQV; translated from the coding sequence TTGCCGGCCATCCTGTTTCTGGTCATGCTGGACCTGGCGGCCACCTGGGTCATGACGCACAAGTTCGACATGACGCTGTGGGAACTGGAAGATTTCTTCCTGCTCATGGTGCTGGGCCAGGTGGTGCTGATGGGCCTGTTCGCCTGGGTCGTGGTTCATGGGGTCCGTTCAGGACTGCGTTCGGTGAACCTTCTGTCCGAGGAAATCCGGCAGCGCTCCATCGACGATATGCAGCCCCTCGAGGTTGCCGGCGTACCCGTCGAGATGGAGCCGCTGGTCCTCCATACCAACGATCTGCTTGCAAGGCTGGACGCTTCGCTGGCGGCGCAGCGCCGGTTCATCGGCCACGCGGCGCATCAACTGCGCACGCCGCTCAGCGGCCTGCGGCTGGAATCGGAGCTGATGCTGGCGCGTCCCTTGCCCGACGACGTCCGCGCCCGCGCCGAGCGCATCAAGGCCGTCAGCGACCGCATGATCCGCCTGGGACAGCAATTGCTGGTGCTGGCGCGTGCCGACCCCAATGCGCGGCCGCAGGACAGCTTCGTGCGTGTCGATTTATGCGAATGGGCAAGGGCCAGCGGCGCCGAATGGATTCCCCGGGTGCGCGCGGCGCAATTCGAACTGGATCTGAACGCGCCGGATTCGCCGGTATGGGTCGACGCGGACCCTCTGCTGCTTGACGAGCTTCTGGGCAATCTGATCGACAATGCGCTGCGTTACGGCAGGAAAGGCGGGCGGATCACGCTGAACGTCGGAGGCAACCCGCCCAGTCTCACGGTGATGGATGACGGACCCGGGATTCCTCCGGAGGACCAGGACCGGGTCTTCGAAGCCTTCTACCGGTCGCCCTCCGCGACGGCGGGGGGATCCGGCCTGGGTCTGGCCATCGTCCGCGAGATCGCCCACGCGCATGGCGCGTGGTGGAAACTGTCCAGCCGGCCGGAATTCCCTGGAACGCGCTTGACCGTGGTATTTCCCGGCCCCAGGAAGGGGGCGCAATTGACTCGACACGACATTCAGGTATGA
- a CDS encoding ExbD/TolR family protein: MAFGGFDNKGPGGHAMSEINMVPLIDVMLVLLVIFIITAPLLAHSIRINMPQVSAEPVKEEPKTIDLAIDASGQLFWDEKPVPESELADRFAGAAATQPQPELRIRADLNTRYETLAKVMAAARRAGLGRIGFVTTPGSADAGGQPPAGSAPRAPAAGAPAR; encoded by the coding sequence ATGGCTTTCGGCGGATTCGACAACAAGGGGCCGGGCGGTCATGCCATGTCGGAGATCAACATGGTGCCGCTCATCGACGTGATGCTGGTGCTGCTGGTGATTTTCATCATCACGGCGCCGCTGCTGGCGCATTCCATCCGTATCAACATGCCGCAGGTCAGCGCCGAGCCGGTCAAGGAAGAACCCAAGACCATTGACCTGGCCATCGACGCAAGCGGCCAATTGTTCTGGGATGAGAAACCCGTGCCCGAGTCGGAACTGGCCGATCGATTCGCGGGCGCCGCGGCGACGCAGCCGCAGCCGGAACTCCGCATCCGGGCAGACCTGAACACCCGCTACGAGACGCTTGCCAAAGTGATGGCCGCGGCACGGCGCGCGGGGCTGGGACGGATCGGTTTCGTGACGACACCCGGCTCGGCCGACGCCGGCGGGCAGCCCCCGGCCGGTTCGGCGCCGCGGGCGCCGGCGGCCGGCGCCCCCGCCAGGTAG
- a CDS encoding energy transducer TonB: MPRNKKSGWSTSSQSPLAIRIGAGIAVVAAHAVVASAMLANPEVVPVPPESQPIMVSVVEAPVPQVAKAPETPEPPRPPQPEVQPQPPEPQVQPDPEPAPPEKVEPQPEPEPVIERPAVPAPKPKPIPKPQPKPKPKPEPARPAPPPKPVEQPPVPPAPPSGAPEGATTTQAPRQGPPRDQPELVSNIEYLGPGPAPVYPMASKRRREEGRVTVLVVISPQGLVEKATVVSSSGYPRLDDAALDALRKVRFKPYTRNGVAYTVQARIPFDFNIR, translated from the coding sequence ATGCCTCGCAATAAAAAGAGCGGTTGGTCCACGTCGTCGCAATCTCCGCTGGCAATCAGGATAGGGGCGGGCATCGCGGTGGTCGCCGCACATGCCGTCGTGGCGTCCGCCATGCTTGCCAATCCAGAGGTCGTGCCTGTCCCGCCGGAAAGCCAGCCCATCATGGTGAGCGTGGTGGAGGCGCCCGTGCCCCAGGTGGCGAAGGCGCCTGAGACGCCCGAGCCGCCTCGTCCGCCGCAGCCTGAAGTGCAGCCGCAACCGCCCGAACCCCAGGTCCAGCCCGACCCCGAACCGGCGCCTCCCGAGAAAGTGGAGCCCCAGCCCGAACCGGAACCGGTGATCGAGCGTCCCGCTGTACCGGCGCCCAAACCCAAGCCGATACCCAAGCCACAGCCCAAGCCGAAACCCAAGCCGGAGCCCGCGCGGCCGGCGCCGCCGCCAAAGCCGGTGGAACAGCCGCCCGTGCCTCCCGCGCCTCCCTCGGGCGCGCCCGAGGGGGCGACGACGACGCAGGCGCCGCGCCAGGGGCCGCCGCGCGACCAGCCCGAATTGGTTTCCAACATCGAGTACCTGGGACCCGGGCCTGCCCCCGTCTATCCGATGGCGTCGAAGCGGCGCCGCGAAGAGGGGCGGGTGACGGTGCTGGTGGTCATTAGCCCGCAAGGCCTGGTGGAAAAGGCAACGGTTGTGTCTTCGTCCGGCTACCCGAGACTCGACGATGCGGCGCTGGATGCCTTGCGCAAGGTCCGCTTCAAGCCCTACACGCGCAACGGTGTCGCCTATACCGTCCAGGCCCGCATCCCGTTCGATTTCAACATCCGATGA
- a CDS encoding LysR family transcriptional regulator yields MNTDYIKTLLAIARYGSMAAAARRLGLTHGAVAQQIRVLEKEFGTILVARAGRTVHLTEKAAQLLEPAEAVLEQLDRLRYLARSSETVGELRLGAGQTALNTTVPAILEALIRRHPGINVDIRPGHSAQFYPAIEKGELDVAIALQAPYSLPKSMDWHLLREEPHVLAAPPQLAGQDAHTLLATQPFIRYTRSDWGGRHADEYLRRVGIQPRERFELNAIESIAVMVSRGLGVAILPLSTSALTSRLHILTLPLPAPCEPRRFGLIWSRGSPRSSVIRAFLEIAVSEYAKFAPATTASPAGIASAGV; encoded by the coding sequence ATGAATACTGACTATATCAAGACGTTGCTGGCTATTGCGCGCTATGGGTCAATGGCGGCCGCCGCCCGCCGCCTGGGTTTGACGCATGGCGCCGTGGCGCAGCAGATCCGCGTGCTGGAGAAAGAGTTCGGCACCATCCTGGTGGCGCGCGCCGGGCGCACGGTGCATTTGACGGAAAAGGCGGCGCAATTGCTCGAGCCGGCCGAGGCGGTGCTCGAGCAGCTGGACCGATTGCGCTATCTGGCGCGCTCCAGCGAAACCGTCGGTGAACTGCGGCTGGGCGCCGGCCAGACCGCGCTGAATACGACCGTGCCGGCCATTCTCGAGGCGCTCATCAGGCGCCACCCGGGCATCAACGTCGATATTCGGCCGGGCCACTCGGCGCAGTTCTATCCCGCCATCGAAAAAGGCGAACTGGATGTCGCCATTGCCTTGCAGGCGCCGTACTCGCTACCGAAAAGCATGGACTGGCATTTGTTGCGGGAAGAGCCGCACGTGCTCGCCGCGCCGCCTCAATTGGCCGGCCAGGACGCTCACACATTGCTCGCCACGCAGCCCTTCATCCGATATACGCGCAGCGATTGGGGCGGGCGTCATGCCGACGAGTATCTGCGGCGCGTCGGTATCCAGCCCCGCGAACGGTTTGAACTGAATGCCATCGAGTCCATCGCCGTGATGGTGAGCCGGGGACTGGGGGTCGCCATCCTGCCGTTATCGACAAGCGCCCTGACGTCCCGGCTGCACATCCTGACGTTGCCGCTGCCGGCGCCGTGCGAACCGCGCCGGTTCGGCCTGATCTGGTCACGAGGTTCCCCGCGCAGCAGCGTGATCCGGGCGTTCCTCGAAATCGCCGTAAGCGAATACGCGAAGTTCGCTCCCGCTACTACCGCATCGCCGGCGGGTATCGCGTCTGCCGGCGTCTGA